In one Neobacillus sp. WH10 genomic region, the following are encoded:
- a CDS encoding competence protein ComK, protein MIIIINHFYLVDGNVILMTGEYDKRGKLCTRVMIGSETLLVDRTPVQLLDDTLKYIGFELKGAIKGAKNIIGNKYLCPVIVNPYKDICFFPIKSPKKEDCIWFNPDHIVKTKARAYKTEVELSNDLSMIVDVKLHSFNNMIQTAIQLKQISNDRGNHPKPITFFLVPKKRKLLSKSTTGRYNFGSLAKYNG, encoded by the coding sequence GTGATTATTATTATTAACCATTTTTATTTAGTCGATGGAAACGTGATTTTAATGACAGGTGAATATGACAAACGTGGGAAGCTTTGCACGAGAGTTATGATCGGAAGTGAAACTCTTCTAGTAGACAGGACACCGGTCCAACTATTGGATGATACATTGAAATACATAGGATTTGAATTAAAAGGTGCCATTAAAGGTGCCAAAAACATAATTGGTAATAAGTATTTGTGCCCCGTCATTGTCAATCCATATAAAGACATTTGCTTTTTTCCTATTAAGTCTCCTAAAAAGGAAGATTGTATATGGTTTAACCCCGACCATATTGTAAAAACCAAAGCTAGAGCCTACAAGACAGAAGTAGAACTTAGCAATGACCTTTCAATGATTGTGGATGTAAAGCTACACTCTTTTAATAATATGATACAGACAGCGATTCAATTGAAGCAGATTTCAAACGATCGGGGGAACCATCCTAAACCGATTACCTTTTTTCTTGTTCCGAAAAAACGAAAGCTTCTATCCAAGTCAACAACCGGCAGATATAATTTTGGTTCTTTAGCTAAGTATAATGGATAG
- a CDS encoding helix-turn-helix transcriptional regulator produces MKNQRIAHIGKALKKARRKRKITQEQLAKRCSIPRPYISIIESGIKQPKLRIIFSLAEGLGMKASDLVKEIEEYLVEYSYVS; encoded by the coding sequence TTGAAAAATCAACGGATCGCTCATATTGGAAAGGCATTAAAAAAGGCGAGAAGAAAAAGAAAAATAACACAAGAGCAATTAGCTAAGCGTTGCTCTATCCCACGCCCCTACATTAGTATTATAGAAAGTGGTATCAAACAGCCAAAACTCAGAATTATCTTCTCTCTTGCTGAAGGTCTTGGGATGAAGGCTTCTGACCTTGTAAAAGAGATTGAAGAATACTTAGTAGAATATTCCTACGTATCATGA
- a CDS encoding helix-turn-helix transcriptional regulator — protein sequence MNHKIQIGEVLKKIRKAKRITQWKLAHDISINPTSLSKLERNICEPSLETIFLIASGLDMKASEFVKEIEENLELSRKHE from the coding sequence ATGAACCATAAGATCCAAATTGGTGAAGTATTAAAAAAAATAAGAAAGGCGAAGCGCATAACACAGTGGAAATTGGCTCACGACATCTCAATCAATCCAACATCACTGAGTAAATTGGAGAGGAATATTTGTGAACCAAGTCTTGAAACAATCTTTTTAATCGCTTCCGGATTAGATATGAAAGCTTCAGAGTTTGTCAAAGAAATTGAAGAAAACTTAGAATTGTCTCGTAAACATGAATAG
- a CDS encoding rhodanese-like domain-containing protein, producing MVETLHKVFVPVQWVKEIIEADPISHNYVVVECSWGKPSEEYLEKHIPGAIHLDTDLIEEDINWNIRTPKEINDTLISLGISKSTRVVIYGKGASFARFAFVCIWAGVQNVHVIDGGLNAWISAGYRTEKGIVEPKPISEFGAEIPVHPEYLMSWPTEILKAQKNPNFRLVSVRSWREFIGEVSGYSYINRSGEPKGAIWGHAETDYYNDDRTVKSLTEVEAMLTEWDIRKGNEIAFYCGTGWRASLPFLILYENGWDNIKVYDGGWFVWQKDPGLPVQIGSPREK from the coding sequence ATGGTTGAAACACTTCACAAGGTCTTTGTTCCGGTGCAATGGGTAAAAGAAATCATTGAAGCAGACCCTATTTCACACAATTATGTGGTTGTTGAATGTTCATGGGGTAAACCAAGCGAGGAGTATTTAGAGAAACATATTCCTGGGGCAATTCATCTTGATACAGATTTAATCGAAGAAGACATTAACTGGAATATCCGAACACCAAAGGAAATTAACGACACGCTTATTAGCCTCGGGATTTCCAAGAGTACACGCGTTGTTATTTACGGAAAAGGAGCATCATTTGCACGCTTTGCATTTGTTTGTATTTGGGCAGGTGTACAAAACGTTCATGTAATCGATGGAGGATTGAATGCATGGATAAGCGCTGGATATCGAACGGAAAAAGGGATCGTGGAACCAAAACCGATTTCAGAATTTGGCGCTGAAATTCCAGTTCATCCAGAGTATCTCATGTCATGGCCTACGGAAATCTTGAAAGCACAGAAGAATCCGAATTTTAGACTAGTCAGTGTAAGAAGTTGGCGTGAGTTCATTGGAGAAGTAAGTGGGTATTCATACATCAATCGCTCAGGAGAACCAAAAGGTGCTATATGGGGACATGCTGAAACTGATTATTACAATGATGATCGAACGGTAAAATCATTGACCGAAGTCGAAGCAATGTTAACAGAATGGGATATTAGAAAGGGGAACGAAATCGCTTTCTATTGCGGCACCGGTTGGAGGGCCTCCCTCCCATTCTTGATCCTTTATGAAAACGGCTGGGACAATATCAAAGTATACGACGGCGGATGGTTCGTCTGGCAGAAAGATCCTGGGTTGCCGGTACAAATCGGGAGTCCTCGAGAAAAGTAG
- a CDS encoding pyridoxamine 5'-phosphate oxidase family protein — MEPFDHWNIWKDVASQSFGFSFASVNPDGTPHVTPIGSLILSKDEPKGLYFQIFTSQMTRNLERNNRVCILAINSSKWFLLRSFLSRKFKTPPGVRLSGTVGEKRIATEDEIQSLKESLGLLGRFFKTGPGGLNIKYVREILFASVKPVYVGKLTKGLFE, encoded by the coding sequence ATGGAACCATTCGATCACTGGAATATTTGGAAAGATGTTGCTTCTCAGTCATTTGGATTCTCATTTGCCTCCGTAAACCCAGATGGAACTCCACATGTTACTCCGATTGGGTCACTAATACTCAGCAAAGATGAGCCAAAAGGTTTATATTTTCAAATTTTCACTTCCCAAATGACACGAAACCTGGAACGGAATAATCGAGTCTGTATTCTTGCTATTAACAGTAGTAAATGGTTTTTGTTACGATCGTTTCTTTCCAGAAAGTTCAAGACTCCACCAGGAGTACGGTTGTCAGGAACGGTTGGAGAAAAACGGATCGCAACGGAGGATGAGATTCAATCGTTAAAAGAAAGTTTAGGATTGTTAGGGCGTTTTTTTAAAACTGGACCTGGTGGTCTTAACATCAAGTATGTTCGGGAAATTCTTTTTGCCTCCGTTAAACCAGTTTACGTTGGAAAATTGACTAAAGGACTCTTTGAATAA
- a CDS encoding DUF3995 domain-containing protein, whose translation MQKTIINKLSTTDELNFFERFTKSSVWPAYVGCLLAFIYAVFVRFYQAAGGMIGMPGEMKDPTTIYMGSYIAGVLIMFCGFALITLTKPWSRIVPLKVPLIGGRKIHPLIVLTPTLVGTAFLIAHGVSGMITRALLLADIITLDFPGFVEVNVRELALWELFFYEPWFVLLGIMAGLTASHYVQASGIRQSTFRRGTILILIMVFLLTALFVASIIFDFTDKLSF comes from the coding sequence ATGCAAAAAACAATTATCAATAAATTATCAACAACTGATGAATTGAATTTCTTTGAACGTTTTACAAAATCTTCTGTATGGCCTGCTTACGTTGGTTGTTTGCTTGCGTTCATATACGCAGTTTTCGTCCGGTTTTATCAAGCTGCTGGCGGAATGATTGGCATGCCGGGGGAAATGAAAGATCCCACAACTATTTACATGGGAAGTTACATCGCTGGTGTCTTAATTATGTTCTGTGGATTTGCTTTAATTACGCTTACTAAGCCTTGGAGTAGGATAGTTCCGCTAAAGGTACCGCTGATTGGAGGCAGAAAGATTCATCCACTAATTGTATTGACTCCCACTCTTGTTGGCACTGCCTTTTTAATTGCGCACGGAGTGAGTGGAATGATTACAAGAGCACTCCTGTTGGCCGATATCATTACACTGGATTTCCCTGGGTTTGTAGAAGTAAATGTTCGTGAACTAGCATTATGGGAATTATTTTTCTACGAACCGTGGTTCGTCCTTTTGGGTATTATGGCAGGTTTAACTGCCTCCCATTATGTGCAAGCTTCTGGGATTCGACAATCTACATTCAGACGAGGTACCATCCTTATTTTGATTATGGTTTTTCTCTTAACAGCACTTTTTGTGGCGTCTATCATTTTTGATTTCACTGATAAATTAAGCTTTTAA
- a CDS encoding HAMP domain-containing sensor histidine kinase: MKFRHSLLTKYLLIISAALVLWPIVLPIYYIPKSFLDTEKLLYLNTQELVQMWQREAGHLNGATPDEIDQRLRTLKEQYSMATMFWVDADGNTQLKLPNLINIPNQWTFQDSVEFMKKSVGTGPFTIVSYIGGDSNQGFMVFQVPRSLTEPWSASAIDDMYLLLFAFLVFVLFLFISWLFFSQIRKRLVQLQTAMTDAGETGIPDKVAISKIDEIGQLGQAFNHMIDELTKSRKREQEEEVLRKQLIANISHDLRTPLTTIRGHAYSLQKEFLSQKGEESLHLIESKVDMLSQLLDNLLSYTLLSAGKYTIKRKETDMMRLIRGSLVSWYPVFEKEGFEVDVRLPEKGLVWNVDPQWFTRIIDNLFQNIIRHAKSGGYVGVHTEEKEGRNVVVIEDRGPGMNNSSHEKGAGIGLSIVSLMLKEMNLDWTIESSSSGTRIYLHEKN; the protein is encoded by the coding sequence ATGAAATTCCGACATTCCTTATTAACGAAATATTTGCTTATCATTTCTGCGGCACTGGTCTTATGGCCAATAGTATTGCCGATTTATTACATCCCAAAGAGTTTCCTGGACACAGAAAAACTGTTGTATCTCAATACGCAAGAATTGGTACAAATGTGGCAACGTGAAGCAGGGCATTTGAATGGTGCGACGCCTGATGAAATAGACCAAAGGCTTCGAACGTTGAAAGAACAATATTCAATGGCAACTATGTTCTGGGTGGATGCGGATGGCAACACCCAGCTAAAGTTGCCCAATCTAATAAATATCCCAAACCAATGGACTTTTCAAGACAGCGTTGAATTTATGAAAAAAAGTGTCGGTACAGGTCCGTTTACAATTGTGTCATATATCGGCGGCGATTCAAACCAAGGGTTTATGGTTTTTCAAGTGCCGCGTTCACTTACGGAACCGTGGTCTGCGTCCGCCATTGATGACATGTATTTACTCCTATTCGCTTTTCTCGTTTTCGTCCTATTTCTATTTATCTCATGGTTATTTTTCTCTCAAATTCGAAAACGGCTCGTTCAGCTTCAAACCGCGATGACTGACGCTGGGGAGACAGGAATTCCAGACAAAGTTGCAATTTCGAAAATAGACGAAATTGGGCAATTGGGACAGGCGTTTAATCATATGATTGACGAGCTGACAAAAAGCAGAAAACGTGAACAGGAGGAAGAAGTTCTTCGAAAGCAGCTGATTGCCAATATATCACACGATTTGCGTACGCCTCTTACAACCATCCGTGGACACGCTTATTCATTACAGAAAGAGTTCTTATCTCAAAAAGGTGAAGAATCGCTTCATTTGATTGAAAGTAAAGTGGATATGTTAAGTCAATTACTTGATAACCTTCTTTCCTATACGCTGTTATCGGCAGGGAAATATACCATAAAGCGGAAAGAGACGGATATGATGCGGTTAATTCGTGGTTCTCTTGTGAGTTGGTACCCGGTCTTTGAAAAGGAAGGATTTGAAGTCGATGTCCGTTTGCCGGAAAAAGGATTGGTTTGGAATGTCGATCCACAATGGTTCACTCGTATAATAGATAATTTGTTCCAGAACATAATTAGGCACGCGAAATCAGGGGGGTATGTCGGTGTCCATACCGAAGAAAAAGAAGGAAGAAACGTTGTTGTTATTGAAGACAGAGGACCTGGGATGAATAACAGCTCTCATGAGAAAGGAGCCGGAATTGGTCTATCCATCGTTTCACTTATGCTAAAGGAAATGAACCTAGATTGGACAATCGAAAGCTCCTCTAGCGGAACAAGAATTTATCTACATGAAAAAAATTAA
- a CDS encoding response regulator transcription factor, which yields MRKNLLYIEDNKEIGAWVSEDLTERGYHVIWLTSGEGAIGHMESADLLILDIMLPGLDGFSIGQRLKKEFPKTPILLLSARSSIDDKLQGLHFADDYVTKPFHPDELAARVEVLLRRFGKISPPLIQLAHLSIHLDQNLIVDSRSNAEIILTAKQFQIFTYLLHHPNQILTKEQIYEAVWGSPYMEGDKTLMVHIRHLREKIEKNPSQPQIIETIRGIGYRVKQ from the coding sequence ATGAGAAAAAACCTTTTATACATTGAAGACAATAAGGAAATTGGAGCTTGGGTTAGTGAAGATTTAACCGAACGGGGCTATCACGTGATCTGGCTGACTTCCGGAGAAGGCGCAATCGGTCATATGGAGAGTGCTGATCTCTTGATTCTTGATATTATGCTTCCAGGCTTGGACGGCTTTTCAATCGGACAGCGGCTGAAAAAGGAGTTTCCAAAGACGCCAATTTTATTGCTTTCTGCTAGATCCTCAATTGACGATAAACTACAAGGCCTTCATTTTGCTGATGATTATGTAACGAAACCATTCCATCCAGATGAGTTGGCAGCACGGGTGGAAGTGCTGTTAAGACGGTTCGGAAAGATATCACCACCGCTTATTCAACTTGCCCATCTTAGTATTCATTTAGATCAAAACCTTATTGTCGATTCAAGATCGAATGCTGAAATTATTCTAACGGCAAAGCAATTTCAAATTTTCACGTATTTGCTTCACCACCCAAACCAAATTCTCACAAAAGAACAAATTTATGAAGCGGTTTGGGGGAGTCCCTATATGGAAGGGGATAAAACATTAATGGTACATATTCGCCATTTACGTGAAAAAATAGAGAAAAATCCGAGCCAACCTCAAATAATTGAAACAATCCGGGGAATTGGCTACAGGGTGAAACAATGA
- a CDS encoding prohibitin family protein, protein MKYTKSIISGLIAIVIVIIIIFSGTTVASGNRGVLLQLGAVKPTILTEGFHFKFPFIQTVQQIEVRVQKEESTQTAASRDLQMVTTKVAVNYSVDPGAVNKLYQEIGLDYRSRIVEPAIAESLKAITAQYTAEELISKRPEVSAQVKDMLASKLTKYYMILEDINIKEFAFSEEFNKAIESKQTAEQNALRAQRDLERIKIEAEQKIAQAGAEAEALRLKKQEVTADLIQLKQIEVQEKALEKWDGHLPSVTGGATPFIDVNGLKKE, encoded by the coding sequence ATGAAATATACAAAATCTATTATAAGCGGTCTAATTGCGATTGTTATTGTAATAATTATCATATTTTCTGGTACCACTGTAGCATCTGGGAATCGCGGAGTTCTATTGCAATTAGGGGCAGTTAAACCGACTATTTTAACAGAAGGATTTCATTTTAAGTTTCCGTTTATTCAAACAGTTCAACAGATTGAAGTTCGGGTACAAAAAGAAGAAAGTACCCAGACGGCTGCTTCAAGGGATCTTCAAATGGTCACCACAAAGGTGGCCGTCAACTATTCTGTTGATCCAGGCGCTGTGAATAAGTTATATCAAGAGATCGGATTGGATTATCGTTCCCGAATCGTGGAACCAGCGATTGCAGAATCTCTAAAAGCGATAACAGCGCAGTACACAGCTGAAGAATTAATTTCCAAACGTCCAGAAGTATCAGCGCAAGTGAAAGATATGCTCGCAAGTAAATTAACAAAATATTATATGATTCTAGAAGATATCAATATCAAAGAATTTGCTTTTAGTGAAGAATTCAATAAAGCCATTGAATCCAAACAAACTGCTGAACAAAATGCTTTAAGAGCACAAAGGGATTTAGAAAGAATCAAAATTGAGGCGGAGCAGAAAATCGCTCAAGCAGGTGCAGAAGCAGAAGCGTTAAGATTGAAAAAGCAAGAAGTAACGGCGGACTTAATTCAATTAAAACAAATTGAAGTCCAGGAAAAGGCATTGGAAAAATGGGATGGCCATCTGCCAAGTGTAACAGGTGGAGCCACTCCTTTTATTGATGTGAATGGACTTAAGAAAGAATAA
- a CDS encoding carboxyltransferase domain-containing protein, which produces MSKITGYTLSHSTTLIDIIFNQFYCIPVGIAGQQTGVYSLTTPGGWRIIGHTPTPLFRPNLPDQPALISAGDAIRFVPVIEQQYYRISTSW; this is translated from the coding sequence TTGTCAAAAATAACAGGTTATACCCTATCTCATTCTACAACCCTAATTGACATAATTTTCAATCAGTTTTATTGTATTCCAGTCGGAATTGCCGGCCAACAAACAGGGGTATATTCTCTCACCACCCCCGGAGGTTGGAGGATCATCGGCCATACGCCGACACCCCTTTTCCGGCCTAATCTCCCTGATCAACCCGCGCTCATCTCTGCAGGAGACGCGATTCGCTTTGTACCGGTAATAGAGCAGCAATACTATCGTATCTCAACTTCTTGGTAA
- a CDS encoding reverse transcriptase N-terminal domain-containing protein, which translates to MLLSIHRVTQINKGKRTAGVDGYKSLLRLRE; encoded by the coding sequence ATTCTGCTATCAATTCATAGAGTTACCCAAATTAACAAAGGGAAACGTACAGCAGGGGTTGATGGATATAAATCCTTACTCCGTTTAAGAGAGTAA
- a CDS encoding SpaA isopeptide-forming pilin-related protein, whose protein sequence is MAGAVRHNKVFSVVFTIVSIFMLFLSMVFPHIKASAEVLTHEKYNNKGWVFSKHLGFFIETDIIRLSDGRIAYCLDERLSSPNGHDLEPNGRLSDKAYRVMAYGYPEKTPEQLGAANWQEAHFGTQIALWVVNTNINYEDLRFDNANVKAVVDRILNDVRTQETTQDLYFEVSPTSNVAKVEGDFFKAGAFKVTTNAKGTYTPEAINAPEGTYFANANGEKKTTFNNDEDFYVYFNKNVASGSFNIKVTGDLFKTETIWYKSYDEGIQNAMSLGVVKNTPVQDNLSVNWISKGSLELVKVNENGQRLAGAKFDVKNAKGETVATITTDENGYAKVDNLNLGVYTIVETEAPTGFVLDQKEIAFEVKEDGQVIKLEATNKKITGTLEITKVDVVGSKPLPNAKFEIFDENGNKVVEKVTDENGKAIFEKLPFGKYTFKETVAPDGYLINETVVPFEIKENGEVIKHTVSDERIPTPEKPEQPKPEKSLPQTGGQEDNTMKYAGLGAAATALIGLAYVVARRKEI, encoded by the coding sequence ATGGCTGGAGCAGTTCGACATAACAAAGTCTTTTCTGTTGTATTCACTATTGTAAGTATTTTTATGCTTTTTCTTTCTATGGTATTTCCGCATATTAAAGCAAGCGCAGAAGTATTAACACATGAAAAATACAACAACAAAGGCTGGGTGTTCTCAAAACACTTGGGTTTCTTTATTGAAACAGATATTATCAGGTTATCTGATGGACGTATTGCATATTGTTTAGATGAACGCTTAAGCTCTCCAAATGGTCATGATTTAGAGCCTAACGGTAGATTAAGTGATAAAGCATATCGTGTTATGGCATATGGTTATCCTGAAAAAACACCGGAACAATTAGGAGCAGCTAATTGGCAGGAAGCACATTTCGGTACACAAATTGCGCTTTGGGTAGTTAATACAAATATTAACTATGAAGACTTACGTTTTGACAATGCAAATGTTAAAGCGGTAGTTGACCGTATTTTAAATGATGTAAGAACGCAAGAAACAACACAGGACTTATATTTTGAAGTTTCTCCTACTTCAAATGTTGCTAAAGTTGAAGGTGACTTCTTCAAAGCAGGAGCATTTAAAGTAACAACAAATGCAAAAGGAACATATACACCAGAAGCAATTAATGCACCAGAGGGTACATATTTTGCTAATGCAAATGGTGAAAAGAAAACAACATTTAATAATGATGAAGATTTTTATGTGTACTTTAACAAAAACGTAGCTTCAGGTAGCTTTAACATTAAAGTTACAGGTGATTTATTCAAAACAGAAACAATATGGTACAAATCATATGATGAAGGCATTCAAAATGCAATGTCTTTAGGTGTAGTAAAAAATACACCAGTCCAAGACAATTTAAGCGTTAACTGGATTTCAAAAGGTTCATTAGAATTAGTAAAAGTTAATGAAAATGGACAAAGATTAGCTGGTGCAAAATTCGATGTAAAAAATGCAAAAGGTGAAACTGTTGCTACAATCACAACTGACGAAAACGGTTATGCTAAAGTAGATAATCTTAATCTAGGCGTATATACAATTGTTGAAACAGAAGCGCCAACAGGTTTTGTTTTAGATCAAAAAGAAATTGCTTTTGAAGTTAAAGAAGATGGTCAAGTAATTAAATTAGAAGCAACAAATAAAAAGATTACAGGCACACTTGAAATTACAAAAGTGGATGTGGTAGGTAGCAAACCACTTCCAAATGCGAAGTTTGAAATCTTTGACGAAAACGGTAATAAAGTAGTAGAAAAAGTCACTGATGAAAACGGAAAAGCAATATTTGAAAAATTGCCTTTCGGGAAGTACACATTTAAAGAAACGGTTGCTCCTGACGGCTATTTAATTAACGAAACAGTAGTACCATTCGAGATTAAAGAAAATGGCGAGGTTATCAAGCATACAGTTTCAGATGAAAGAATTCCGACTCCTGAAAAGCCTGAACAGCCAAAACCTGAAAAATCTCTACCACAAACAGGTGGTCAAGAGGATAATACAATGAAATATGCTGGATTAGGCGCAGCAGCAACAGCTTTAATTGGTCTTGCTTATGTTGTAGCAAGAAGAAAAGAAATCTAA
- a CDS encoding class A sortase — MKKVIFLIVLFLFGIGMYFYPEYEKHETEKVQKEHVKELLKEKQPYEENVSTVETDASNLNRVTFSEVKNAKFTKKNAIGKLVIPKFDFSVPIYANATEKHLLIGAATLKSNQVFGQGNYLLAGHNMSRSGVLFSDIPKLKENDAVIIEDNYKQYKYKVKENKTVLPNAGEVLEEDGTNKLTLITCLSIKDNSKRVVVVGNLEEIKEK, encoded by the coding sequence ATGAAAAAAGTTATCTTTTTAATCGTACTATTTCTATTTGGTATAGGAATGTATTTTTACCCTGAATATGAAAAACATGAAACTGAAAAAGTGCAAAAAGAACATGTTAAAGAATTATTAAAAGAAAAGCAGCCATATGAGGAAAATGTAAGTACCGTAGAAACAGATGCCAGTAATTTAAATCGAGTTACTTTTAGTGAAGTTAAAAACGCTAAATTTACAAAGAAAAATGCCATAGGTAAATTGGTTATTCCAAAATTTGATTTTTCTGTACCGATTTATGCTAATGCAACAGAAAAACATCTATTGATCGGAGCAGCCACTTTAAAAAGTAATCAAGTTTTCGGACAAGGTAATTACTTATTAGCGGGACACAATATGTCACGTAGTGGTGTTTTATTTAGTGATATTCCAAAATTAAAAGAAAATGATGCTGTGATAATTGAAGATAATTACAAACAATATAAATACAAAGTAAAAGAGAATAAAACAGTGTTACCAAATGCCGGTGAAGTTTTAGAAGAAGATGGTACTAATAAATTAACTCTTATAACTTGTCTTTCAATTAAAGATAATTCAAAAAGAGTTGTAGTAGTTGGGAATTTAGAAGAAATAAAAGAAAAGTAG
- a CDS encoding DegT/DnrJ/EryC1/StrS family aminotransferase, with the protein MEFRDLKTQYQKYKQEIDFAVQEVLTNANFIGGKEVKELEDQLADYVGVKHCITCANGTDALNLVMMAWDIKDGDAVFIPDFTFFSTGEIVSFRGATPVFVDVDRETFNIDIIKLERAIIKTIEEGKLNPKAIIPVDLFGLPADYIEIERIAKKYDLLVLEDGAQGFGGSINGRRACSFGDAATTSFFPAKPLGCYGDGGAIFTNDDELAELLKSLKVHGKGDNKYDNVRIGVNSRLDTVQAAILKVKLKAFIDHEVEDVNRIYQLYNERLDGIVEIPYIPNGFYSSFAQYTIKLKNKEQRDGLQAKLKDHGIPSMIYYVKSMHKQDAFSDLESDDREFDITNELCDTVLSLPMHPYLSEEEVNKVCGVIKQFIE; encoded by the coding sequence ATGGAATTCAGAGATTTAAAGACACAGTATCAGAAATATAAGCAGGAAATTGATTTCGCTGTGCAGGAAGTACTAACTAATGCAAACTTTATAGGTGGCAAAGAAGTAAAAGAGCTAGAAGATCAATTAGCTGATTATGTTGGGGTTAAACACTGTATTACTTGTGCCAACGGTACAGACGCATTGAATTTAGTGATGATGGCATGGGATATCAAAGATGGAGATGCAGTATTTATACCAGACTTTACATTCTTCTCAACTGGAGAAATTGTTTCATTTAGAGGTGCAACACCTGTTTTTGTAGATGTAGATAGGGAAACTTTTAATATTGATATTATTAAGCTAGAAAGAGCAATTATCAAAACAATTGAAGAAGGAAAGTTAAATCCAAAAGCAATTATTCCTGTTGATTTATTTGGCCTCCCAGCAGACTATATTGAGATAGAGAGAATTGCTAAGAAGTATGATTTATTAGTGTTAGAAGATGGAGCCCAAGGGTTTGGAGGTAGCATTAATGGTAGAAGAGCATGTAGTTTTGGAGATGCAGCAACCACTTCCTTCTTTCCTGCTAAACCTCTAGGCTGTTATGGGGATGGCGGAGCTATTTTTACTAATGATGATGAATTAGCAGAATTACTTAAGTCTTTAAAAGTTCATGGTAAAGGCGATAATAAATATGACAATGTTAGGATTGGAGTTAATTCAAGACTAGACACCGTCCAGGCTGCCATATTAAAAGTGAAACTTAAAGCGTTTATTGATCATGAAGTAGAGGATGTAAACCGAATATATCAATTATATAATGAAAGATTAGATGGAATTGTTGAGATCCCATATATACCAAATGGGTTTTATTCAAGTTTCGCTCAGTATACTATTAAGCTTAAAAATAAGGAACAGCGGGATGGTTTACAAGCAAAACTAAAAGATCATGGAATTCCTAGCATGATTTATTATGTTAAGTCAATGCATAAACAAGATGCTTTCTCAGATTTGGAATCTGATGATCGAGAGTTTGATATAACTAATGAACTTTGTGACACAGTCCTTTCATTGCCGATGCATCCTTATTTGAGTGAAGAGGAAGTAAATAAGGTTTGTGGTGTGATTAAGCAATTTATAGAGTAA
- a CDS encoding acyltransferase yields the protein MSFFVHESSYIDDNVTIGAGTKVWHFSHVQKGAQIGEKCSLGQNVNISNNVKIGDGVKIQNNVSVYEGVELEDYVFCGPSMVFTNDLTPRSKYPKGTEGYKKTLVKYGASIGANATIVCGNTIGRWAMIASGSVVTKDVPDYALMAGVPAKQMGWVCECGMVLKNELKCNECGREYIHNSGELKEKSE from the coding sequence ATGAGCTTCTTTGTACATGAAAGCAGTTATATAGATGATAATGTAACCATAGGTGCTGGCACAAAAGTATGGCATTTTAGCCATGTTCAAAAAGGTGCTCAAATAGGTGAGAAGTGCTCGTTAGGACAAAATGTCAATATCTCTAATAACGTTAAAATTGGCGATGGAGTAAAAATCCAGAATAATGTATCGGTTTATGAAGGTGTTGAATTAGAAGATTATGTATTCTGTGGTCCTTCAATGGTATTTACTAATGATCTAACTCCTAGAAGTAAATATCCTAAAGGTACCGAGGGCTATAAAAAGACGCTTGTTAAATATGGTGCATCTATTGGAGCAAACGCTACTATAGTATGTGGCAATACTATCGGCCGCTGGGCAATGATTGCTTCAGGTTCAGTAGTAACAAAGGACGTTCCAGACTATGCTTTAATGGCAGGAGTGCCTGCCAAACAAATGGGCTGGGTGTGTGAGTGTGGAATGGTTTTAAAAAATGAATTGAAATGTAATGAATGCGGCAGAGAATATATACATAATAGTGGAGAGCTTAAAGAGAAATCTGAATAA